The segment GTTTAAATACAAGTTTCCTTAAACGAATGTCTATTTGTTTTGGTAAATAAAAGTGGGTTAAATACTCTTTAAGGAAGTGACAACTTATGCTCTATTCACACGAGAATGTGATGGGGCAGCGCTTTGGTTTTGTATGAAATATACTCCCTTATCTTGGTTCCTTTCCAGTCTACCAATTATCTTCTTAcatctaaggctgaaatctataaagcgcactttgactttgctctgacttaagattgagttaaaacgagacagatttatgtgagagatatagctctgtctcgttttaactctgtcttaagtctaagcaaaggcagagcgcgctctatagatctcaccctaagatCGCATCAATATCTAACACCTAGGTAGGTCCTACCTATAGTTTAGCTCCTAGAGTCCATGACTTTACTACTTAGACGTTAGAGTccatgtagattgtagacctTGTAGTAGAGTAATACTAGGCAATCATAAAAGTGCAAATAGGTAGCTGTGGAGAGTGTGAAAAGacgtacattttttttgataacgTATGTACAATTGTATCGAACTggacaaacaattttttttttgtttttgttactaTAAAACTTAAAGAATTATAATATACACATAGTATGGTGCActtagctgtgatagcctagtggttagaacgtccgcctcctaatcggaggtcgggggttcgatcccgggcacgcaccacttttcagttatgtgcgttctaagcaattaaatatcacttggtttaacggtgaagaaaaacatcgtgaggaaacctgcatgcctgagagttctccatgttctcaaaggtgtgtgaagtctgccaatccgcattgggccagcgtggcagactatggcctaaacccttctcattctaagaagagacccgtactcagtagtgaggcggaaatgggttgatcttGTATGGTGCACTTAGCACGTAGAATGGTGCTAAGAATACTGGTTGCATTCCAAGTCTTACatgtttttttaacaaatactACGTACTAATCATAATATGTAATGATACACCTTGGCATTTATGGCAATCGTAAACAACATCGTTTTCTTCTTGTTTCAGATTTTCTTTGTTAACCATGGGAAAGAAAACACTGTTATGGAAAGCAACAATGGATTCCACGTAAATGCGACTAGAAAACGCGACAAAAACTCTAGCGCGTGTGAAATGTGacgtaacgccatctatcggTGACAGCTGGTATTAGATCGAAAGTGGTGAAAAGAAAAATGAAGCTCAATTTGTTCAAACGGTCGATGATATTCGCGACTTTCTTCGGGTCGTGTTTATGTATCGCGCTGATTGTGGCGTCGTTGGGAACTACCCATTGGGTTGATGCAAGGGCGAGGAGGCTATCTAATCCCACAGAATCCGAAGGTCGAATAAGTTTTGGGCTGTTCGAAGGCCATAAGGAGCTAAATTTTGGATATGGATGGAGGCATTATGAtttaagtagtaagtattaATTTATCTTATAAAGAAATCTTATTAGTCAGAGGCCTCAGACCTCATCGACCGATAAAGGCTAGTTATGTAAAATTGCCCTTGCCTTATTAAGTAATAACTATACGTCATCCCAATAAGTTGCCATCTTGCCTACGAAAAATATTTCCTAGAAAAAATACTAGTCATCCAGTGCCTTTTAAAAACTCAAAGGCTTTTTTCGACATGTCGAACACGGAACATTTTGGAACTtcttttaacggtgaaggaacacacaacagacggacacgtataagtgcagaaaccagcccagagagaagaacggccgacggcgaaggaaaatatcgtgagaagtCAGGAagtctgcatgcctgagagtttgccataattttcaaaggtgtgtgaagtctgcctatctgcacttggtcagcgtggttaACTATCAATGTCCTAAACCCTTGTTATTCTAAAAGGAGACCCGTCCTTAGTGTCCACCCTGCAACTGCCACTGCagtaagctttttttttttttttcttcgggggaggaaaaaatccctacggacaTCTGtctgctggcagggtgtgtccgacttgcacggactaaaataacctccccatgtctgccaaggtgagcacggaactgcgtggcattacatcatgctgacctcctgaatctctatcttcttcttttcttctttttctttgtcctcccttcgcatcatggtagccctcagcatttggctatatcttagccaggcgtcttcgctcgacagcatgcgcgCCATAAGATTTCCGGCATTCAAGTCCTCCGCGTCGGTCGATCGAAGCGCTTTTGCCCTTAGGTACTGCAGTAAGCTAATTCCTGTATTTCTTTTAATTCCAGTAAAAGCTGGTACGCACCCTGCCCGAAGATGGTCATGGTGTGGTACGGCTGCTCAGTTGGCAGTGGCGTTGGCAGCGTCCGGCGGCGCGTGCGTGCTGGCCGCGCTCGGCTCGGCCGCCCGGAACCGATGCTCGCCGAAACCCTTGCTCATATGCAACTGTGTTACTAGTAAGTATATTTAGCTTTCTATAGTCCAAACGTGGGACGTGTGGCCTAgctgtgacaacgcatatccatcgattgtgatttttaagcaacgttgactcaagtcggtaactggatgggtgaccgactttgaagGTCCTAATTTGGCCTCTTTGTTTCTTCCATGTCTCGGAGAGTACGATAAGCCGTCGGTCCCAGTTATCATCACTaatatctgataataactgtaaattaacctaagaATTAAAAACTCGTATGTACTCTGTCAAGTTGTATGCGAAAGCAtatgggaacccaccgcattattatccgaagagaactcctaccataaTAGGAGTAATGGCAAGGAGTCAcaaccttcagcaatgaggagtacgactgtaaaaaaaaattgcaacttGAAGCAACTTTATTGatttatctcattttttaacccccgacccaaaaagagggatgttataagtttgacgtgttgtATCTGtttatatgtctgtggcatcgtagctcttaaacgaatgaaccgattttaatttagttttatttttgaaaggtggctcgatcgagagtgttcttagctataatccaagaaagcggttcagccgtttgtaagttaccagctcttttctagtcactgtaactttcacttgtcaggggtgttataaatttttaatttacacttgtatttactCACTTTTGCAAGCACAAACAACATTTTGTGAACAAATCAAAACCATTTATTTATCTACCGTTTTATTTATCTGTGCGTTTATTTTTTCCAGTACTATTCACAATGGGCGCAATGTCAGTGTGGCTGACGGAGTTCTTCCTTCGACTGCAACACAACGTCATGTCCGATGAAGACTTAGCCAATACCTGGTCGTCAGACTCCACTGCTGATCTTGGGCTGTCTTTCTGGTAAAAACGCTTCTTTATTCTTTTGCAATAAGCTCCTGGTAAAAAATATCTTTGAACCTGCTCTTCCAGCCTCAGTGTATCTAGCCACCTACCTGCAAGGCGATAGTGgatatatatgtataggtatctTCTAACTAAACGCGCTCCAACGTCGTCATTGCTTTTTATAATGCACTAGCTTATCTCCGCGACTTAttccgtgtggactacacaaatttcaaacccttattttaccaccttaggagttgaattttcaaaaatcgtttttaGTGGATGTTTACGTTATAATtgctatctgtatgccaaacagcccgatccgtctagcagtttgagttgtgcgttgatagatcagttaggcAGTCGTCTTTTCCTTTTTTGCATGATtgtcaaggaaccaaaagcttaatttgctataatccactgaaACAGGCAaatcttcttttcttctttcaaGGTTTATCTGTTTGAGCGGATTTTAGCAAAGTAAGCTTTGGTTTCCTGTattatatcatggacttccgcaaagtaacgcctgattctatacaacatttaaaATGCATGAATGTCGCCGAAGAAGAAAGCCAGAAGGAACGTCAGGAAACtcccattccattccatcagcctgtatgcgtccattgctggtcataggcctttccaagagcacaTCACCAAACACAgccctccgccttcctcatccacccgctccccgcctcCTTCTTCAGGTCAGCGGTCCACCATGCTGGAGGTTTCAATGTCTCCCAGTGTACTAAAATCATACTTTATTGCTTTTCAGGTTGGTGGTGACAGCGTGTATAGCAGCCTTTATAAACAACGTGTGTGTCCTCATAGCGATGACGGACGGTCGCGACGCGGACACCATCGCGCCCGCGCTTGAGGAGAAAGTCAACGGGGCTATTATGTTGTATTGAAGCTACTGTCAAGTATTTTAGCGGTAACGAGCAATGCCCGGGAGTGCCAGACCATGATCTGACATTATCACTTATGACTTTATTCACACGACCCGTGGCCAGGGGATgtttacggccgtattcacaatcattactatggggtctcacagtgcgcttgaacgcatagtgtaggttccaccaatcagatcattgtaaattgacgtgacacagtcatctgattggtggaacccactctgtgcgttcgagcgcactatgagacctcatagtaacgattgtgaatacgggtgttagagTATTTCTGACATGTAGgggaataggcaccttctaggcaggcgcgctccaccttagactgcataatcaaaCAATGCatgtcaagcgcaagcctatatagtttaaaaaaaaccaatgcacAACTTCGGCAATGCCAGGataacctaaataaaaaaaattgtatctggCAAAACATTAAGAGTATGCGGCAAACTACGTgtataatgtttttttattaagagggctctctccgtcactcgcttcataaaaacgtagttccaatttcatttgaatattaagcaaccaaagtccatgaaattttgcagacatattctagaaactaatatatatgactgcggttttccagatttctgttaaaatattcggtttcaaagttacgcggtcttaaaaatttacatacaaatctttgagcccctgtaattttaaaactacatatttttagaaaaatctaaaacaccacagacacagatattagtttctagaatatgtctgcaaaatttcatggactttggttgcttagtatataaatgaaattggaactacgattgtatgaagtgagtgacggagacagccctgttaacttgtttccgtggatagtttcgtttgtgattacAGACACATATTGGATAGTCACAAAAAGGGTTAACGGCCGCTGAGTTTTTCTCTTTGTCATGTGTATGGGtttgcgtaacagagagagccctatactaacttctctccgtggatagggTATAGGCTGATTCGACTGCTTTGAATAGGTAGATTTGATAAAGGCTCAAACGATACACGTACATGTCTTCTAGTACttaagttttgtttaaatataataaGGCTGAATGTTAGCTGTTAATGGTTGTTTGAATCTCTAGAAAATAATGTGTCTTTAAAATCCGtccatttgattttattatacaGGACTgttgtatgtattttatatgaaatcTTATATTATGAAGGGAGTTTTACTGGTCACCAAACTATTTTCACCACTAACCTCTACTAatacgctggacttgctattGACGACTATAATGCCGACACGTttttaaggggcaagcgacgggtctgcccgcgaaattcaaattttatttggatttTCGCAATTTcttaactaatacgacaaagtaggcttatggcattctagttgcgacaatggcagtatcatttccacgtgtttatataaaaatctttacttgataaggtccagtttaagaaattagctctagtatcgactaatttgtgagttactgtcgatactagagctaatttcttaaactggaccctttcaagtaaagatttttatataaacctgtaaggatgatactaccatttgcattggcgcaattaaagtgccataagcctactttgtcgtattagtttacaaattgtgaaaaaccaaattaaatttgaatttcgcgggcagacccgtcgcatccaccttaatcaGACGCTTTTGTATAGCTCTCCTTATCTAGCGTACCTGTAAAATATGTTCATATCTGTGATTATCACCTAAACtctaaaactttgaaaaattctgtggtaatattaataaatggtGTTTTTCTTTGAGTTAAAAACCCTGTATAATAAAATAGCACAACTTAATGTATTTATTAGAATctcattaagtataataatgaaCTTGAAATGTAGTTAATAGTCGATTTTCGAATAGTGTTTCGTACATAAAACTGTCAGTATTTTCTTTATAGTTTTTCCATTaagttaataatatgtatacctaaCTACTTTTAAGATTAATATATTTGGGTAATTAAAAACGTTTCACTAACTAACACTCTTATTAAAACTTCTAAAATCCAACAAGttcaaattaaaatacatcattaaacattgtggctaatttttgttgtaaaaatattgctatctctttcataatgctcccccGCGGAAAGGGATGGCAATAGATttaaacctgtcaatttagtttagagatttgtaCAAGATAATTAGCCACATTGACGTTTATTCGGATGTCCTcatatctctaaactaaaccgATACTTCTAAAAGACGTAGttctatccttttcataatgtaTGACGCGGAAAAGGATAGCGTTAATTTTAGATCTGTCATTCAGTGTGGGTTAGAGATTTCTGTACAGACATATTAGTAccatttttatattaagtatttctgTCATTACCTCACTTTTTTTGTGTCCTTGTATTTCTTTTTccgattttttgcatttatctAATATTCAGgaatgtttatttgttttttttttcagataatgTTATGTAAgtgtagaaaaaaattaatccgtccaatataagtatttttaattttgcattttaattGTTAGTGCCATTAGGTTTAGtcttttgtaattatttttttccttgtaactaatatttatattgtatttctTTGTATTGACTTTAAAATATTGGAATAAATACTAATTTGATTGAacttttgtgttatttttcaataCCTGTCCCAGGgaggtatagtgcgcgacagattgagatggcaaccgggatggggacgcccagcacacccgctgcgggtgagcggcgagcctcataccctgattgccatctcagccTGTCGCGTACTTTAGATAACTTTTGACCGGACTTAGTAAGAGTACGCATATCTCGACATCGTAGATAGATTTCAGAAATCGAAATATGTAGTTACtatattttctaattgaatttcgaatgtatttagaaacacaagtttaaaaaatctattaaaagtatgctcctgaaaaattatgattatgtaaatgacaaaaaagcttggatttgactcgctccagcaatacttGTATAGTACcaatatggcatattattgaaaattgaatacttgaaaagagcaaccgccgagtttcttgctggtgcttctcggtaggaacagcattccgaaccagtggtagattattttgacgattcaaaagcacttgtaaaagtttaattgaataaaaatattttgaaacgttttcgaattgaatttcgaatgttatTGAAAACATTTTATGATTGGATGGTGACAtaaaaatggttaacgcccactgatatattttttgtctctatcatatGTATAAGATTacacagagagagcgctatagtAACTCTTTTCGCAGATAGAGTATAGTTTGTTGGCATCTAAGAATGTCGATGGAATAAGAGGCATATATAACGACTCAATTGACATTCAGTAGTCGTTCAAACAAGGGATAAGCCCCATTGGGTCCGGAACCTATCGCTGTTTACTCCCTTTAGCTACGAGCGTAATGTGCCTAGGAGTGATTTTGAGATGATTGTGATGAAATTCTATTAGATTCTATTCTATTAGTTAAGATTTCGGCCCCCTCTTTAGGAGGTCCAGAGTtctttggaattttttttatttcataatttttagtggctctactgtaataaaatatgctatgcctagttaaaaacctactgtttactaggctattacactgatcgcgtgCAATTGACTCTTatttattgaggagttctgctctccatctccgaagatattcatcagatcttcaccaaaatatggaTCCACCTGGGAAGTATAATCCTTTCAAATTAAAGAAAACATTtacaaatcggtccaggcgtcttcaAGTAATCGGGGacgccgaattgagaacctcctccattttgaagtcggtcggttaaaaatactacgTAGTAATTGTGTACCTACTCTACATAAATACATTGTTTGAATAATGTTTTAGTCGTCTCCAAGATATTCGTTTATAGGTAAAACAACCTACTCAAATCCCTACCTAATCCTATCGAAACATGCCCAAGAGAGTTATAAAACTAGGCGATAAAAGACATTCCACCTTGAATAGATATAACGAATCGATGTTACGAAAAACGATTCAAATATCGAGACTACGTGTCTAGGTTGCCAAATTTCCTAGAAATTTCTAGACTTCACTAGGAGGTAGCACTGTTCAGTAGGTACCTGTAGGATGGACTTCTTCATATTGGCCAACGGACCGCGACGATAGGCAggtaattaacccccgacccaaaaagaggggtgttataagtttgacgtgtgtatctgtgtatctgtctgtggcatcgtagctcccaaactaatgaaccaattttaatttagtttttttttttgtttgaaaggcggcttgatcgagagtgttcttggctataatccaagaaaatcggttcagccgtttgaaagttattagctcttttctggttactgtaaccttcacttgtcgggggtgttataaatttttaatttacacttgtaattaggTATGGTAATAGCACAGTAAAGGCACAGGTTTGATTCGCTCTAGCAATGCGTAGGACTGCAAAGTACTTAATGACTTGGTAGCGCCATCTAGCGAAagttaatattacctactatctACCTGGCATAAAacatattgtaaattgaagttttgaaaagagcaaccgccgtgtttcttgctggtttatCACGTAACAGCGGCCATTCCGATTTCCGAACTAGTGATAGATTCACATAacaaaaagcacttgtaaaagtttttgttttttcaattattattccAGTTAACTGTTATGTTTTAAGGGTAGTTAGTTAGCTGTTATCAAATATTAAACTATTTTCTCGAAAAGAGGTCCAAAAATTCTCAAATACTTATCCCATTTTCACCTCACGTATACCcctttacctacctaatataaaataGCAAATCGTACCCGTACGCTCGAATTCGGGAGTATAAATTATTCACAATACAATCAATCTTTGTCGATTTAAGGAAATTTATTTATAAGGGACCTTATTTACCTGCAAAGTGTATGTAAAGCACACGTTCTAAATGTCTATCCGTTTAGCTGTGAATAAATTGTTTTAGATGCCATTCAGTCGCGCCACGAAAGGATAGGCGCACCGCATTTTCATTATTAtgatcgccggcccactactgagaacggatctcctctcagaattgagttgctacgctggcccagtgcggattggcagacttcacacacctttgagaacataatataatcgagaactctcagacatgcaggtttcctcatcatgttttccttcaccattaaagcaatcaatatttaattgcttgatgCATATAACTCAGAACAATTATCACTAGGCTATCGTCGCCACAGGCACACCGCAACGTTTTACGCGCTTCTCttcttgatatttttttaccatcaaattatacttactacggtaaataacagaaaaaaactCACATTTTCAcctttttaagtatttttatgttaacaacAAAATTTTACTCATGCATCAATCGGTGCATCGTAGGAAAAAGCTACAACTAAGGAGACGCTTTTCAGTTTGACAGATAAAATCGAAGGCAAGGGCGTACGATGTAGTCGAAGGCGACCAATTAAAATAGCAAATTTCATACATAAATGTCAAAAATGCGTTTCCTACATTCGCCACACTCGCATGTGAAGTGCTAATGTCGGAAAGGCTATTAGAATAGCAAAtgccataacattttttaattttaaaattttaattttaagtttaattttttaatttttaatttttaattttaatttttttaattttaattttttaatttttatatacgtgacattttatttatatgtaatcactttgcagcgccctgacggggcttcatgttgtaatattataattattttctattatgatgtaaaacatgaatgcaaataaataaagaattttaagaATAAATGTGCTACATCGAAGAAAACATCCTAAGTGCAACcgatgtaaatattattttacactagaGAATCACATTGCAGATCTAGTTCGTTACGCGTCGTTCAGGTTCCGTACATTTTTATTCATAGTGAGCAATTACACCACAACTTCATTTGTACAACTTGTTGTTCCATTTTCAAAGTGCAGCATGAATACGGCTAACTGGGCGTTTAGTTAGCTGGTGCCACATTCGAACATTTTATCTCAACTATTGTAACTACGTGATaactaaaatatacaaataaaaatttaaaaaacccccgacacatttttattagaatttggttGGATTAATTTGTATTGATCGGATAGTAATaaccggtctaataagaaaagaataactttcgaacggctgaacccattttctagaattatagctaaaaaaaaacactctcgatcaagccacctttcaaacacaaaaaactaaattaaaatcggttcattcgtttaagagctacgatgtca is part of the Maniola jurtina chromosome 24, ilManJurt1.1, whole genome shotgun sequence genome and harbors:
- the LOC123877683 gene encoding uncharacterized protein LOC123877683, with translation MKLNLFKRSMIFATFFGSCLCIALIVASLGTTHWVDARARRLSNPTESEGRISFGLFEGHKELNFGYGWRHYDLSIKAGTHPARRWSWCGTAAQLAVALAASGGACVLAALGSAARNRCSPKPLLICNCVTILFTMGAMSVWLTEFFLRLQHNVMSDEDLANTWSSDSTADLGLSFWLVVTACIAAFINNVCVLIAMTDGRDADTIAPALEEKVNGAIMLY